ACTACTTTTATTAATGGCTCTCGGAAATAATTTTCTAATCATAAGACCAAGCGCTATCGGAATAATGATGACTTGAACGATCGAAACAAACATCGAGACGGGATCAACTGGTAACCATTGTCCGGCCAGCATCAATAAAATGAGCGGTGTAGCTACAGGGGCAAGTAAGGTAGAAAGTGACGTCATAGCAACGGAGAGAGCTAAATTTCCTTTCGCTAAATAAACCATCACATTAGAAGCTGTCCCACCAGGAACAGCACCTAATAGAACCAGCCCCGCAGCTAATTCATTAGATAGATTCAATGCAAATGCAATGGTGAAAGCGATTAGCGGCATAATCAAATATTGAGCTAACACACCAATAATAACAGGTAAAGGTTTGCTGACGACTAACTTAAAATCAACCGGCTTTAGGGTAAGCCCCATTCCAAACATCACAATTCCTAAAAAAATAGTGATATAACTGTTAAAAAAGAGAAAAGGGTCTGGAACAAAATAAGCTATCACTGCAACACCAATAACCCAAATCGCAAAGTATCTTCCTGCTATATTACTGATCAATTCTAGTTCTTTCATACGCTTCTCCCTTTTTGATGAATAAGTTTGTTTGGATTAAAAATCCTCTTTGAATCTAATGCTGATTTGATGTTTTCCATGACTTGTAATGCCTGTCCATGCTCTTTTTGCTGATATTTCATTTTACCGATACCTACTCCATGTTCTCCAGTGCAGGTCCCATCGCGCTGTAAGGCATAGTCCACAATTTGCTGATTCAGCTGTTCTGCTTTTTTGACTTCTTCCGCGTCGTTGGTATTCAACATTAGCAGGACATGATAATTACCATCCCCCACGTGACCAAGGATGCCGCCGTGAAGATCTAATTCATTCACTTTTTCTCTAGCGTGTTTTATTGCACCGGCTAATTCGGAAATCGGAACACAAACATCTGTCACCATTAACTTTTTGCCTGGATTCCCATGTATATAAGCGTAGGCGAGATTGTGTCTTGCTTCCCATAAACGGTTTCTTGCTGCATTATCCTCTTCAAAATAAATCTCTTCACAAAGGTGATCTGCTACGATCTCCTTCGTAAATTCAACATCATGGTTAAGTCCAGGTTCATTCCCATGAAACTCTAAAAACAAGGTAGGTTTTTCTTTGTAGTTCGTGTCACTAAACAAGTTCGCTTGCTTCATGGAAGGCTCATCAACAAGCTCTACTCTTGCAATAGGCACACCTGCTTGTAAAATGGAAACAACGGCTTCTACTGCGTCATCTATACTGGTGAAAGAAGCTCTAGCAGCAACAATATGCTCAGGAATGCCATACACCTTTAACGTTAATTCGGTTATACAGCCTAGCGTTCCTTCTGAACCGACAAACAAACTATTTAAATGGTAACCGGACGATGACTTTTGTGCTAAGTTCCCAGTATGTATCATTTGTCCGTCCGAAAGAATAACTTCTAAATCATGAACTTGATCTCGCATAACCCCATACTTTACAGATGTCGTCCCACTAGCATTCGTTGCAGCCATACCGCCTAGAGTAGCATCTGCTCCAGGGTCAACGGAGAAAAAAAGTCCATATTTTTTAAGTTCTTTATTTAATTGGGACCGTGTGATACCTGGCTGAACTCTAACTAAAAAATCTTTTTCCCGTACTTCCAGCACTTTGTTCATTTTGGAAAAATCTATCGTAATACCGTGATCATATGGAATAACATGACCTTCTAAACTTGTTCCCAACCCATAAGGAATAATCGGTGTATGATGCTCACTGGCTACTTTCACAATCTTACTTACCTCATCAGCACTGTTAGGAAAGACGACAACATCCGGCAAACTGGTTTTGTGATACGATTCGTCATGACTATGCTGTACCCTCATTGTTTTATTCATCGTTACCTGATGGTCTTTTAAAAACGCTTTCAAATCATTGAATACATGGTTCACTGTTAGGCTCATACAAATTTCTCCTTTAACAACAAATAATATCTTGATCTAATTGTACAGAATAATCTAATAGTTTCATACAGTTTTCACCCCAGCTAACTTTCCGCTTGCCATAAAAGCTGCTTTGTTGCTACCTTTAAACCTTCCTCTATTCCAATTCTATGTTTTTTCTAGCATAACGTTAGAAAACCTTGACTTACCGCCAAAAGTCCAAGTAGCGGAAGTCTTAGGTTTTTTAATTGTACATCTTATAATTATCAATAACATCTAACTACCATTTAGAAGCAGTTAGTTCTATCATACACACCCACAAGATTTCCTTACGATTAAAGAAGGTGGTAATTCGATATGCTTATTATAGTTTGGATTGTGTATTTTACTCAAAAGGACATCAAATGCTGTTTTACCAATGGTAGCTGGTGGTTGTACTATATTTGTAATCGGGGGATCTACGATAGAGGCCGAAGCAAAATCTCCGAATCCGATTAAAGCAATATCATCAGGAATCTTTAAAAATAACTCCTTTATTTGTGAAATGGCTCCTATCGTCATCAAATCATTGAGTACAAAAAGAGCTGATATATCGTTATGTCTGTTTAGCAATGATTTTACTGCTGCAGCACCTCCCGCAACGGTTGCATGACCAAGTTCCATGTAACTTTCATTAAAGGATAAATTGTATTGTTTTAAAGCCTCTTTATAGCCTTTTATCCGCTCATCTGTCGTAGATACGTTGGAAACACCGTATATCATCCCTATTTTTTTATGACCGTGCTTTAATAAGTGACAAGCAGCGTCATATCCAGTTTGAAAGTTATCCCCCGTAACTTTAGGAGTGTTTTTAGCAAGGTCAGTGTAACGGTTAACCAAAACTACCGGGAAATCTTATGAGGAGCTTAACAGTCATTTAGCCCAGCCCCAGGCAGGGACAGCTTAATTGTTATTGATACAATGTAATAAAAAATGATAGGAGTGTTACACGTGCCGGCACCAACTTTAAAGGAAAAAGCGTACCAAGAAATGAAAAAATTATTATTGACTGGAGAAATAAAGCCAGGAGATTTTCTATCGGAAAGAACATTAGTAGATCGTCTTGATATGAGTCGTACTCCCATTCGTTCCGCGTTAGATCGTTTAGAGTTAGATGGTTTTATTAAGCAGTCCCCCCAGCAAGGAATTGTCGTACAAGAATTATCCATTAATAAAGCGGCTGAGATTTATGAACTGCGAAAAGCACTGGAGTCTTTCGTCGTAAATAAACTGTCAAATATGGAACTGACTAAACAACAACGCAGTATTATTGAAGAAAATTTATCCTTGCAAAAACGTTATGTGGAGGAAAATGACATCCCACAATTCACGTTAAAAGATGCTGAATTTCACCACCAGTTAATTACATTTGGTTTCTTTAAACTCTTCACTACCTAGTATTGAACCACAATATTTTATTTTGAAACGCTGTCATAAAGCATTTAGCACCCACATGATTTTCTTGTAATAAGTGTAGGCGGCAGTTCAATGTGTTTATTATATTCCGGATTGTTTATTTTGCTTAACAGCACATCAAATGCCGTCTTGCCAATCGTTTCGGGCGGCAGGACAATGTTGGTTACAGGCGGATCAATGATATTAGCGGAAGCAAAATCTCCAAAACCCATAAGAGCAATGTCCTTTGGGATTCTTAATGATAACTCTTTAATTTTAGATATAGCACCAATAGTCATTAAATCATTTAAAATGAAAAGGGCAGAAATGTCCTTTTCCCTGTTTAACAACGACTTAACAGCCTCAGCTCCGCCCTCCACTGTAGCGTGCCCTTGTTCAATAAAGGAATCATCGAATGGTACATGATATTTTTTCAAAGCATCTTTATATCCTTCAATACGGTTTACTGTCGTTGAGACATTCGCTACTGCATAAATAATGCCAATTTTTTTATAGCCATGTTTGAGTAAGTGCGTTGTCGCATCAAAACCTGTTTGGTAATTATCCCCTGTCACTTTAGGTACGTTTTTTACGCTAGGATCATCGCGATTGACCAAAACAATGGGAAAGTTGTCGTCTGTGAAACTATTTAAATAACTGGCGCCGCTTGAAGTTGGAGCCAGGATAATTCCATCGACCATTTGTGCATGCAGTAAATTGATGGTTTCTTTTTCATAACTGCTGTTTTCATTCGTATTAATTAATAGTAAATTATATCCCATTTCTCTTGCACGTTTTTCCGCTCCATATACCATCCCTGTTACAAATGAATCCGGAAAGCTCGATACAATTAAGCCGGCAGTCTTGGTAGATTGTTTTCTAAGATTTTTAGCGGTTGAATTAGGGATATAATTATATTTACGAATGACTTCCATAATTTTATTTTGTTTCTCTTCTGATATATGTTTCGTACCGTTAATCACATGAGAAACCGTAGCTGTAGAAACATTTGCTTCTTTAGCTATATCTTTCATTGTCATTTTCATCTCGAGCTCACCTCCAGGTTAATCCATTTCCGAAATGCTCTATTTACATATTACCCTTCTATTAAAAAGGAAGCAAATACAGTTTATAACAGGCTGTTCCATCGTTAAATCGACAAATGACGAAAACTAAAAATTTAAAAATTCAGAAATATACGTTGAAATAAAAGCGTTTACATCTTATGCTGGAAACAAGTTAATTAAATCGATTAACCAAAAAAGGAGGATTATTCATGACAAAAACTACTTCGGTTTCATCGGAAAAAATAAATTTAATTAAAGAAAAAGCTAAAATGTCAAGGCTGGAAACCATCCGTTTAATAGCAAAAGCAAAAAGCGGACACTATGGTTCTTCTTTCTCTAGTTCAGAAATATTTGCAACGCTTTACTATCACATTTTAAATTATGACCCTAACAATCCAAAATGGCCCAGCAGAGATAGTTTTGTCATGGGGAAAGGGCATTCTGCGGTAGGTGTTTATCCAATATTGGCTGATGTAGGATTTTTCCCTAAAGAAGAGCTGGACACTTATACAGATTTGGGCAGTCCGTTTGGCGACCATCCGGATATGAATAAAATCAACGGCGTTGACTTCAGCTCTGGTTCCATCGGCCACGGATTGTCGGTCGGCGTAGGAATGTCGCTTGCAGCACGTGTAATAACGAGAAATACAGATCGTATATTTTAATGGGTGATGGCGAGCTTCAAGAAGGACAAGTATGGGAAGCAGCTATGAGCGCGGGAAACTTCAAATTGGGCAACCTTGTAGCGATTATCGACAATAACAAAGTAACGGTAGATGGAAACACAGAAGAATTAATGAATATAAACCCAGGAATTTTGCCGGGAATTTAGTAAGGAAGAGAATATTTGATGGGGAGTAGGAGCGGTTCGCTCTTGCTCCTTTACTAACTTAAAAAAAATTAATTCTTTTCTTTTTTACTTCGATTGAATACAAAAAAACCCAAATAAGGCACTTTAATAAGTGTCCATTACTTAGGTTTTCATTCATCATGTGTCTTTTATTTATAACTCTTCACCATTCGTTTGAATAACTTTCTTATACCAGTCAAATGAATCTTTTTTATACCGCTTCATGGATCCTCTGCCTTCATTATCTCGATCGACATATATCATGCCGTACCGTTTTTTCATTTCCCCTGTTGTAAAGGAAACGATGTCAATGATGCCCCATGGTGTATAACCGATTAAATCAACCCCGTCATACATTACCGCTTTTTCTAAGGCTTCAATGTGTGATTTTAAATATTCGATTCTTTCTGGGTCATGGATAGAACCATCCTCTTCTACCGTATCTATCGCACCAAAACCATTCTCTACGATAAATAGTGGTATTTGGTAACGATCATACAGACGGTTTAATGTGTATCGGAGTCCGGTTGGATCAATCGCCCAGCCCCAGTCGCTGGCTTTGATGTATGGGTTTTCTACTCCATTCGGCAAGGCACCGTTAACGATGTCTCCAGTATTATCCTTTTCTACATCACTTTTTACGGTTGTTGACATGTAATAACTAAAGCCTAAATAATCTATTGTCCCATTTCTTAAGATTTCTTCATCTCCGTCTTCGAACTTGATATTATATCCTTCTCTTTCAAATTCTTTTAACACGTAGTTCGGGTAATAACCACGAACGTGTACGTCAGGGAAGAAAAACCGCTGTCTCATGTACTCTTCAGCTAACATGATGTCTTCTGGATTGGACGAATAAGGATAAATAGGAACATGCGAAACCATACCCCCCATTTTGAAATTTGGGTTAATTTCTTTTCCTTTTGCTATAGCCAATGCACTTGCGATTAATTCATGATGGCCGGCTTGATACATGACTTCTTTCGCGTTTTCACCCTCTTTTACCACTACCCCTGAATTTGTCCATAAAAACAGAGGATTGCTCACATCCATCTTGTTATTAATTTCGTTAAATGTCATCCAGTATGTCACTTTATCTTTATACCGTTCAAAACAGACTTCAGCGAATTTCACGAAAAAGTCTACTACTTTTCTATTGCGGAATCCGCCATATTCTCTAGCCAGATGGAGCGGCATTTCAAAGTGAGATAACGTAATAACAGGTTCAATGCCGTGCTTTAAGAGTTCATCCAATACCTTATCATAGAACTGCAGCCCTTCTTCGCAAGGTTCCTCTTCATCCCCTTTCGGGAAAATTCTGCTCCACCCGATAGAAGTTCTTAAACACTTTAATCCCATTTCACCAAATAGTGCGATATCTTCTTTATAGTTACTATAGAAATCAATGGCTTCATGGTTTGGATAAAACTTATCCTCTTCGATTGTTTCCGTTATTTCTCTAGATACGCCGTGCGCCCCGGCGGTCATAACATCAACAACACTAGGTCCTTTACCACCTTGATTCCAACCACCTTCGAATTGATGTGCAGCTAAAGCGCCGCCCCACAGAAAATCTTTTGGCATGTTACCCATTTTTCATTCCTCCCTATTTTACTACTGTAAATAATTTCTGGTCTAGTTTGCTATTTTCAATTTCTTCATTAATAACTTCTTCATAGTCAGCGGAATTCGTTACGATAATAGGCGTAGTGGTTTTTATTCCTTCCTTTTCAATGACTTCTCTATCAAATTCGATGAGTTGATCACCTTTCTTAAATGAATCGCCCTCTTTTACGTTTAACGTGAAATGTTTTCCATCTAATTTCACTGTATCTAAGCCAATATGAACAAGTAATTCCACACCTGCTTCTGATCGCAAGCCGATCGCATGCTTGGTAGGGGCGACCATTACCACTGTTCCATCAAATGGACCATATAATTTGTTGTCCGATGGCTGAATCGCATACCCTTGCCCCATTGCACCGGAGCTGAATACTTCATCCGGAACTTCTGAAAGTGATATTACTTTACCTATTAATGGAGCATCTATTGATTCTTCATTCTCTTGAGGTTTATTTGATGGTGAATTATCTCCACGCTGTGCTTGCTCTTCTACTAAGTTCTCACTGCCTGCTTTTTTTGCTGTATCTACCCCATATCCGAAGATTTGAATTAACGTAACAGGAAGAATAATTGCAATCACAACACCTAATAAAATCCCCCATATTGACAGTGGATAATCTGCATCTATACCATTTACAATGGTTAATGGTCCTGGCAGCCCTGCATATGCAAAGTAATAAGGATTAAAGAAACTTGCTGCTATACAACCAATCGCCCCTGAAATACAACCAAATATAAACGGCTTCTTAAATCTTAGCGTTACCCCGTAAATGGCTGGCTCTGTAATGCCGAATAATCCTGTAATACCAGCTGAAGTACTGACTTTACGCACTTCTTGACTTTTTGCTTTTAAAATCACACCAAGTACCGCACCAACTTGAGCGATAACAGCGATCATTTGATACGCCTGGAATGAATCTCGACCATATAAATCATAATTCGCTATGATCATTGGTGTGATTCCCCAGTGGACACCAAAAATAACTAGCACCTGCCAGAATGCACCAATAATAGCTCCAGCCACTGCAGGTGCGTTTTCTGCTAAGAAGTTGTACCCATCAGCAATCCAAATGGCCCCCATGGTGGTAAAAGGACCAATTAATAAAATCGTTAAAGGTACCATAATTAAAATACAGAAAAAGGGAACAAATAATGGCCTGATCACTTCGTTCATTCTCTTATTTAAAAACTTTTCCACATAAGACAAAATCCACACTAAAAAGATTGGCGGCAGCACGGATGACGTATATACCGTTTCCGTTAATGGAAGACCTAAGAAAGTAATGCTATTTCCTTCTGCAATTTGTCCTGCCATTTCTCCCCATGTCGGACTAACTAATGCCGCACAACAGGCTACTGCGATATACGTGTTTGTTTTAAAGTGTTTTGATGCTGTAATGGCTATAAAAATAGGTAAAAACACAAAAGGAGCCCATGAGATAAAACTTAACACTTCGTAGGTTCCCGTTTCTACAAAACTATCAGATAATAAGTTAATTAATATTAACGAGCCTTGCAAAATACCAGCTGCAGCTAAAATATATATAAATGGTGCAAAAACTGCTGACATCGTAGCAATAACACGATTTAATATAGTTCCTTTGCTTTCACTTTCTTCATCGGATGTTTCCACGTTTACTAAGCTGGAAAACTCCTCATAAACTTCTCCAACATGCTGGCCAATAACCACTTGGAATTGCCCGTTATTTTCTACAACTGTAATGACTCCAGGCATTTCTGATACTTCTTCTCTGGCTGCCGGCTTAGATCGCTTCAGGACAATTCTAAGTCTCGTGGCACAACGACTAACACCAAGAACATTTTCTTCTCCACCAACAGCTTTTAATATATCCTTTGCAAGTTTAGGATAATCTCTTATCTTTTCTGCCATTTCCAACCCCCTCCAACTATTATATGCTTACATTATAATTGTACCGGTATAATTTATCAATAACCTAATAAATATTTTATAAATGTAAATTTTAATTGGATGAGCATTTGAACCATTTATGTTACAATCCTATTAACGTGTCGATAAAGAAAATAATGAGGAATGCAAATGTTAAAGTATCAACAAATCGCAACCGAAATTGAAAAGTATATTGAAGATAATAAGCTGCAGCAGGGAAATAAGCTGCCAGTATTGGAAACATTAATGGCTCAATTTGCAGCAAGTAAAAGTACTATTACGAAGGCATTAGATCTATTGGAGAAAAAAGGGGTAGTCTATCAAGTTAGAGGCAGCGGAATCTTTGTGAGAAGGCATAAGAGAAAAGGATATATCAGCTTGCTTTCGAATCAGGGGTTTAAAAAGGAGCTGGAAGGGTTTCATATTACGTCAGAAGTCATTGAATTGGACGTAAGAAAACCGACAGAAGAAGCGGCTTATAATTTAAATATGAATGTCGAGGACGATGTGTATTATGTAAAAAGAGTACAGTATATGAACAAGAAAACATTATGCCTCGAAGAATCGTTTTACAATAAGTCGATCATTACGTATTTAAATAATGAAATTGTTTCGGACTCGATATTTAAATACATTAATGAAGGATTAGGGTTAAAGGTCGGTTTTTCAGATATGTTTCTTCAAGTAAATAAGATTAATGAGGAAGAAGCAAAGTATTTAGGGTTGGAAACAGGGGCACCTGGCCTTTACATCGAAACCATTTATCATTTAACCAATGGCCAGTCCTTTGACTTTTCGAAACTTACGTATAACTACGAACAATCCCAGTTTTTCATCCAGGCGAATAGTCATTTTTTATAAATAAACATTAGAAAAAGTCGTTTCTCTATTAATATTATCCATTCATTTAAAATGAAAAAAGCTGCTACCAACATGCTTGGGATAGCAGCTTTGCTTTATTCTTAATCCAAATACTCCCTAATTTGCTTCACAATCGGTTGCTTCTTCTTAAGAATATTGAGCTGTATCAAGGTTCTGGTGCTTCATATGTGCTGGAGATCCATAAAGAATAATAATGGTTCTTCTTTAAAAGTTGCGGTGGGTATCATAAACAGATCTATTTGACCGGATACATAGATTATAAATGGAGGTTATTGTGGTGAAGATAGGGTTGTCTATGTCGCGCAATAGATTAAAGCCACATGTATAATATAAGGACAAGTCGATAAGGAATTGATGGCAGAACGTACAAAAAGGCTTTCCATGTGGTTCCCTTAAAAACACAACTCCGATTTGGGCAATGAGAGACTCTTTTGATTGAAAAGAGTTTTAGTTATTTGATAATTCTAAAAGGAAATTGGCATATTTATTTCTAAGCTTCTTTACTTCTTTCGTCAATCTTCACTTCTATATAAAAAAAACGGATTGTGGTTCACTTTCTTCAGTAGTAAAGAAATTGTTTTTATAATTAATCAATCAAAAAGCCCAAACCTAATGAGTGATGAGCATTAGAAACTGTTTCGTTAACATCAAATTAAGGACAGGCTAATTTTGGGTTCTTATATTCAGCCTTTCGCTTATATACTACTTGACCTACTTCTTCTGCGCCTTTTACGGAAGGAGCAAACACTAATAGCTTCTACTGTATAGGAAAAATGATCAGAGGATTGAACTTTGACTTTTTTAATCATTAAACACACCCCCAAAACTCCCTCCAAATACTGATCCATTTTCTTCCTATTATACTTTATTTTATGGTTAAATAGTTTTAGAAAACTTCATAAAGAAAGGGAAATATATAATAAGTATGGTCTACGTTCGATACTAAATTTTTCTTCTCCATTCCATGCATAATAGGTTTCTTGATGGTGCTGAGGCGGAGTTATTGATAAAAAAGAATCCCCCCTTTAATCCCCTTTTTATTGCTCCTTTCTAAATCCTGCTTGCCTAGCAGATATTTCGTTTAATAATTGCTCCCCTTCATGAATAGGATTAATATGAAAAATACAAAAGGGGAAGTGCTTTATTAATTACAAGGGAATACTGCCAATAGCAGCCATCACATTGATATTATTGTTGATCATCGTTCTCTTTTTTACCTTTTTACGATCCCCGAGTGAGCAGGCGAAGGAAACAGTTAAAGAATTTTATAGGTATGAGCAGCAAGGGGATTTTGCTCAGTCCTGGGAGTTATTTCACTCTGATATGAAAGAGAAGTTCTCCAAAGGGCACTACATCCAGGATCGTGCACATGTGTTTATGAATCACTTTGATGTTACCACTTTTTCATTTACTTTGGATAAGCCAGAAAAAATAAAAAACTGGCAGATGAACAAAGACTCTAGTAAGTTAGAGGAAGTGTATCAGGTAAATGTGATCCAGACCTTTAAAGGGAAATACGGTAATTTTGATATATCTCAAGAGGTATATGTGGCTCAAGAAGATGAGGAATGGAAAGTTTTATGGGATTACAATAAATAATTATAAAAAGGAAGCTGCTACCTTCAAATATGGATAGCAGCTTCCTTTTTTTTAGTCCAAATACTCCATAATCTTCTTCACCACGTAATCCGTTGCTTCTTCTAAGGAATACCCGCTTGTATCAATTTCAATCTCTGGGTTTTCTGGTGCTTCGTATGGGCTCGAGATACCTGTGAAGTTTGGGATTTCTCCAGCGCGGGCTTTTTTGTACAAGCCTTTCACATCGCGTTTTTCGCATTCTTCGAGTGGTGTGCTTACGTAGATTTCGATATAGTCTTCACCGATGATTTCTCTGGCATTATTACGGTCACTTTCAAATGGCGAGATAAACGATGTAAGTGTAATCACACCGGCGTCATTCATGAGCTTCGCTACTTCTGCGATGCGGCGGATGTTTTCGACGCGGTCGCTTTCTTTGAAGCCTAAGTTTTTGTTTAATCCGTGCCGGACATTGTCGCCATCGAGCAGCATGGTGTGGTGGCCGGTGGCTACTAAACGTTTTTCGACTTCGTTGGCAAGAGTCGATTTTCCGGAACCGGAAAGGCCGGTGAACCAAAGGGTTATTGGTTTCTGTCCTTTTTGCTGAGCCCGGATGCCTCTTGTAATATCTGTTTCTTGCCATTCCACGTTTGTTGAGCGACGAAGGGAGTGTTCAATCACCCCGCAGGCTGAAGTCATGTTTGTGACGCGATCGATTAAAATAAGTCCGCCTAGTGCTTCATTGTTATCAAACTTATCGAACACCATCTTTTCAGACAGAGATATATCACATTCGGCTAATTCGTTTTTATGAATTTGATCGGCTGGAATTTCGTCTCCCGTGTTCGTGTCCATCTTATGTTTAATCGACATCACAGTACCAGGAAGAATTTTTGTTCCTATTTTCACTAGGTAGTTCCTGCCTGGGACAAGCGGAGAGTCATCCATCCATAGAATGTTTGCTGTAAACATGTCCGTCACTTGAATACGGTCGGCTGTTGTTAATACACAGCCACGAGAAACATCAACTTCACGGTCCAATTCAATGGTTGCAGGCTGCCCAACAACAGCGGAATCTACTTCTTTATCGGTTACTAGTAAACTTTTTACTTTTGCTTTTTCATTACTTGGCAGGGTGGTAATCTCATCCCCAACGGCAATATTTCCGGCTTCTACTTGTCCTTGAAAACCACGGAAATCATGGTTTGGCCGGCTGACACGCTGCACCGGCATGGCAAAGCTATCTTGTGCGATGTCTATGTGAACATCAATACCTTCTAAATACAAAAGCAATGGCAGTCCGTTATACCAAGGCGTATTGCTGGATTTTTGGGTAATGTTGTCCCCTGCTGTAGCGGAAACAGGGATAACTTCCACACTTTCAAGATTAAAACCATACGTCAACTGCTTAAACTCCTGCTTAATTTCTTCAAATCGATTCTGGTCATAATCGATTAAATCCATTTTGTTAACCGCTAAAACGAGATGTTTAATGCCCATTAACGAACAAATTCTAGCATGGCGTTTCGTTTGGGTGATAACCCCTTTTGTAGCGTCGACTAAAATAACGGCAAGATCGGCAAAAGAAGCACCAACCGCCATGTTCCTTGTGTATTCTTCGTGACCTGGTGTGTCTGCCACGATAAACGAACGGTCATCGGTTGTGAAATAACGGTACGCCACATCAATCGTAATCCCCTGCTCTCGTTCTGCCATTAATCCATCAAGAAGAAGCGAATAATCAATGTCGCCGCCGCGGCTTCCTACTTTACTATCAAGCTCTAACGCTTTTTCCTGATCGGCAAATAATAGTTTCGCATCATAAAGCATGTGTCCAATTAACGTTGATTTTCCGTCATCTACACTTCCGCACGTAATAAACTTTAATAGACTCTTCATTTTAGAAATACCCCTCTCTCTTGCGTCGTTCCATG
This DNA window, taken from Alteribacillus bidgolensis, encodes the following:
- a CDS encoding bile acid:sodium symporter family protein, which codes for MKELELISNIAGRYFAIWVIGVAVIAYFVPDPFLFFNSYITIFLGIVMFGMGLTLKPVDFKLVVSKPLPVIIGVLAQYLIMPLIAFTIAFALNLSNELAAGLVLLGAVPGGTASNVMVYLAKGNLALSVAMTSLSTLLAPVATPLILLMLAGQWLPVDPVSMFVSIVQVIIIPIALGLMIRKLFPRAINKSSSVIPLISVITIIIIVSAVVSANVESIAASGLLIFSAVMLHNLLGLVLGYSAAGIMRLDESKRRAVSIEVGMQNSGLGVALAAAHFGPLAALPNVIAAVWHNISGPILATFWSKRPVNTEEAVPLNTSPKSRVEDF
- a CDS encoding FAD-binding oxidoreductase; this encodes MSLTVNHVFNDLKAFLKDHQVTMNKTMRVQHSHDESYHKTSLPDVVVFPNSADEVSKIVKVASEHHTPIIPYGLGTSLEGHVIPYDHGITIDFSKMNKVLEVREKDFLVRVQPGITRSQLNKELKKYGLFFSVDPGADATLGGMAATNASGTTSVKYGVMRDQVHDLEVILSDGQMIHTGNLAQKSSSGYHLNSLFVGSEGTLGCITELTLKVYGIPEHIVAARASFTSIDDAVEAVVSILQAGVPIARVELVDEPSMKQANLFSDTNYKEKPTLFLEFHGNEPGLNHDVEFTKEIVADHLCEEIYFEEDNAARNRLWEARHNLAYAYIHGNPGKKLMVTDVCVPISELAGAIKHAREKVNELDLHGGILGHVGDGNYHVLLMLNTNDAEEVKKAEQLNQQIVDYALQRDGTCTGEHGVGIGKMKYQQKEHGQALQVMENIKSALDSKRIFNPNKLIHQKGRSV
- a CDS encoding substrate-binding domain-containing protein, whose translation is MVNRYTDLAKNTPKVTGDNFQTGYDAACHLLKHGHKKIGMIYGVSNVSTTDERIKGYKEALKQYNLSFNESYMELGHATVAGGAAAVKSLLNRHNDISALFVLNDLMTIGAISQIKELFLKIPDDIALIGFGDFASASIVDPPITNIVQPPATIGKTAFDVLLSKIHNPNYNKHIELPPSLIVRKSCGCV
- a CDS encoding GntR family transcriptional regulator, yielding MPAPTLKEKAYQEMKKLLLTGEIKPGDFLSERTLVDRLDMSRTPIRSALDRLELDGFIKQSPQQGIVVQELSINKAAEIYELRKALESFVVNKLSNMELTKQQRSIIEENLSLQKRYVEENDIPQFTLKDAEFHHQLITFGFFKLFTT
- a CDS encoding LacI family DNA-binding transcriptional regulator — protein: MKMTMKDIAKEANVSTATVSHVINGTKHISEEKQNKIMEVIRKYNYIPNSTAKNLRKQSTKTAGLIVSSFPDSFVTGMVYGAEKRAREMGYNLLLINTNENSSYEKETINLLHAQMVDGIILAPTSSGASYLNSFTDDNFPIVLVNRDDPSVKNVPKVTGDNYQTGFDATTHLLKHGYKKIGIIYAVANVSTTVNRIEGYKDALKKYHVPFDDSFIEQGHATVEGGAEAVKSLLNREKDISALFILNDLMTIGAISKIKELSLRIPKDIALMGFGDFASANIIDPPVTNIVLPPETIGKTAFDVLLSKINNPEYNKHIELPPTLITRKSCGC
- the bglA gene encoding 6-phospho-beta-glucosidase BglA — encoded protein: MGNMPKDFLWGGALAAHQFEGGWNQGGKGPSVVDVMTAGAHGVSREITETIEEDKFYPNHEAIDFYSNYKEDIALFGEMGLKCLRTSIGWSRIFPKGDEEEPCEEGLQFYDKVLDELLKHGIEPVITLSHFEMPLHLAREYGGFRNRKVVDFFVKFAEVCFERYKDKVTYWMTFNEINNKMDVSNPLFLWTNSGVVVKEGENAKEVMYQAGHHELIASALAIAKGKEINPNFKMGGMVSHVPIYPYSSNPEDIMLAEEYMRQRFFFPDVHVRGYYPNYVLKEFEREGYNIKFEDGDEEILRNGTIDYLGFSYYMSTTVKSDVEKDNTGDIVNGALPNGVENPYIKASDWGWAIDPTGLRYTLNRLYDRYQIPLFIVENGFGAIDTVEEDGSIHDPERIEYLKSHIEALEKAVMYDGVDLIGYTPWGIIDIVSFTTGEMKKRYGMIYVDRDNEGRGSMKRYKKDSFDWYKKVIQTNGEEL